The nucleotide sequence AATTTACTGATGTCGccaaatatttttatgttgcatttttcataaaatatgGAAGAAATCCCAAATATCTCAATCAGGCTTCAGAAGATATATATCTTTGTAGTGATACTTAGGGGGAATGGTTTTATCTACCAGAGCCAGATCTAAACTGTCTTGTACCCTGACCAATGTCTGCTGAACTCTAATGCAGCCTTTACCCAGACTGAATGCCCAGTCAGTGTCAGTGGTGGTGTGGCTGACCTGTAGTTGAAATCTTTGTCTTTGCCATCAAGGAAGCGTTGGTGCATCTGACTGATGAACTCCTCCCTGAGCAGAGCCTTCTCCTCAGAGGTCGGCTCCCACGCCTTCTCCTGGACTCCGTTATCTGCAGTgggaacacagagagaaacatgctgatgaacagagcagagagagaagcagtgagagtaaaacagccacttttcttctttgtctctccacctgagcaacacagaaaataaatccaCAAGCACACTGTTTTCACACTCATGtatatttggtgttttgtgcatttcttgtcttatatcttataacttcaccttcatcttcctcatcctcctcctcttcctgtgcaccatcctctctctcctgctcctcctgcagGCGATTCTGGATGAGACGCTCCTGGTAGGAGTTGAGGAGGAGGTGGGCGAGCCCTCCTGTGCTTCCCCCGGGTGCTCCTGGTCCCCCCTGTGCACCGTCCAACATGGCCTCCTGGGAGCGCTCTAGCACCTAAAACACGAATGAAATCATTCAGAAACGGAGTTTTAAACCATCTAAACTCAGCTGTAAGTTATGAATGGAATCAAATGCAAATCCTTTGTGTATGACAACACTGGCACTGCATGTTCTCTTCTCACCTCCTCATCAGTCAGGTACTGGCCAATATACTGTTCATACAGCAGCGGCTCCCTCATCCGCATCTGTTCCTCACTGAAATACTGACCCTCTAGGAAAGGAGGTGGCGCAAAAGAACAGAGATGACAAGgtgagcagaaaaaaacaacatgcaatTCATGTATTTCATCAGGTATAGAGTACATACTACAGGACCACCAGTGATTGGTGTGGTGATGAACTGAGTTACACAGGCAAAGGTCTTGAGTCAACACTTCACTGCAGCCACATTCAAATGACTTGTTCAAAAACTAAACAGCAAAACTTACTTCTTATTTCTTTTGTGGAAGCAGTGGGTAAATTTTGACTGTCCCCTTGCTGATgagacttttaaatgttgtttttttttaatgctttgagCGACATaaacaaaattccattcacctttATTTTACTGTAGTGTCAGGAGATATGTacctatataaataaatatatatatatacatacatatatatatatatatatacatacatatatatatatatatatatatatatatatatatatatatatatatatatatatatatatatatatatatatatatatatatatacacagatggatgacaaattaaaggaaaaagctGTACAGGTCTGActgcttgacccctacagtgaggggatctggtggctctgttatgctgtggggggcattttgctggcatggtttgggtccacttgtcctcttagagggaagggtcactgcaaatcaatacagagTTGtcctgagtgatcacctttatcctacaatgaaacatttctatcctgatgggaatGGTCTCTTCCACGATGACAATGCCTCCATCCATAGAGCACAAggagtcactgaatggtttgatgagtataaaaatgatgtgaatcatatgctatggccttcacagtcaccagatctcaacccaactaaacacttatgggagattttgaaccaatgtgttagacagcgctctccaccgccatcatcaaaacaccaaatgagggaatatcttttgtgttcatccctccagaagagttcaagagacttgtagaatcaatgccaaggtgcactgaagctgttctggcagcacataGTGGCCTAAAACTTTACTAAGACATtttatgttggcttttcctttaatttgtcacccatctgtatttTTGACACTGTTGAAAATCAAAGTCCCTACCCTTCTCCAGGGCCCTGAGGGCAGCGTAGCGCTGGTTTCGGACCCTGGTCCTGTTGGTGCATCCTGCAGCTTGTCTCTGTATCACTTTGCTGTAGTGCTGGGCACGTGGGTCTGAGCTGACGTGGGTAAATGCTGACAGATGCTGAGGCTTCAGGCAGGCCTGGAAATGGGGGAAGAGTagataacacaaaaaaaataagttaaCACAGTAACCTTTTTTTGAAACACATATGTTGTTAGCATGTTAAATCCCTTTGCCAAATGATGTAGTAATTCTTACATGTCAGGTTGACTGTGGTGCTGCACTTATATTAAGTATTTTCTAAAACCAACAAAGTCGGAAAGACTTTCTTAAGACTTACTGAACCCAGTAACTGTCATTATAGCTCTCTCCACCTGCTGAATGCAACAAGTTACAACGTATTCTAGGAAGGTTATTAAAAATCCAAGCAACCGTTTAACAGGCGAGCATGAAGCCAAGTCCtataagaacattttttaagtgtattttgaaGAACCAGTCCCAGTTCCCAGTCATCTGGGAATCTCTGATAGAGTCAGATAGGGCAGCACATACGCTTCACTGAACATAACACCTCTGATACATTAAACTTCACTGCCTATTCATACTTAGCAATACACAAGTATCCAAAGGTGgttgttttatacttttaatttaataattgtaCCAGCCTTTATAATAAGGATGTGTGggacacatacattcacacata is from Thunnus maccoyii chromosome 18, fThuMac1.1, whole genome shotgun sequence and encodes:
- the ccdc97 gene encoding coiled-coil domain-containing protein 97, which codes for MWGEIETPVKTQPSLYERDDQSRLPEEPVTQSQSRRCRLDSPADTGQLQDTQAVSGCVNAMLEAIVLSGSLVKSQQIGEAELTPKECREELLHQFRSRPLVFLERYHACLKPQHLSAFTHVSSDPRAQHYSKVIQRQAAGCTNRTRVRNQRYAALRALEKEGQYFSEEQMRMREPLLYEQYIGQYLTDEEVLERSQEAMLDGAQGGPGAPGGSTGGLAHLLLNSYQERLIQNRLQEEQEREDGAQEEEEDEEDEDNGVQEKAWEPTSEEKALLREEFISQMHQRFLDGKDKDFNYSEVDENPDYDNLDIVSRDAEEKYFDEDDEEEEEEENMTE